CGGGAGCGGGTCGGTGCCGTCGACGAGGCGACGGTCCGCGAGGGGCTCCAGCGGAGCCGCGTCTTCTGGCGGGGCTGGCCGAGCGACGAACCGCTCCCTCGTTCGGCCGTCCTGCGCGACGAGACGCTCGTCGGGAAGCTCGACGGGGAGGGAACGGTGACGCCCGCTCGCGGCGGGGACGACGAACGACCGCGTCCCTCGACGCCCGGCGCTGACCGGCCGGCTACGCTCGACGGGATCGCTCGCAACGGGAACGTCAGCCAGGTCGAGGAGTTCTCCGGAGGGACCGGAGGCGACGGAGTCGCCGAGTAACCCCCGGGCGGCCGGAGCCGGCTCCCCGCCGTCCGCTCCGCCACGAAGCTTATCCCCGCTCGCCGAATAGTTAGCACGATGACCGATCCGATCCCGAGCGAACGGTTCGCCGGCGCCGTTCCCGCACTTGGGTCAGAGCTGCGCGTCCATCGCGACCGGCTAGAGTACGACCCCGGTGGACTGCGCGGGCTCGTCAGGGGGCCGAAGACCGTCGATATCGCGGAGATCGATCTCGTCGTCCGCCGCGACACGCGGCTGGACCGGCTGGTCGGCGCCGGGAGTTACGACCTGATCCGCTCCGGGGAGCCGACGGTCAGGCTCTCCCACCTCGCAGATACCGAAGCGGTCGAGCGCACGCTGGGCGGCCGCGTGCCGGTGCCCCGGGACCGGGTCGGGGCGGTCGACGACGCGGAGACCCGTGCGGCGCTCCAGCGACGGCGGGTCGCCTGGCGGCGCTGGCCCGACGACGAGCCGCTCCCCCGTACGGCCGTCGTGACCGAGCCCGACCTGGTCGAGCGGCTCCACGTCGGGGTGGAGATCGAACGGCCCGAGGTCACCCGTGTCGAGGACGCCCGCCTCTCGGACGTCACCGCCGCCGACTTCGAGAACGGGAACTTCCCCGGCGGCGGCGGAGGCGGGGACGCCGACTTCACCGGCGGTACCTCGCGTCACTCGCCGGGACTCGCCTCCAACGAGGCCGGTGCGGAGAAGAACGTCGGCAGCGAGTCCGGCGGCGAGATGTGAGCCGTCGACCCGTCCGGTGAGCCGAGATCAGAGTCGTCCCGCGAGGTCGACCAGACGGTCGCGACCCCCTCGTTCGAACGGGACGCCGTGACCGACGGCCGCGACTTCGAACGCAGTGGCTTCCTCGCTCAGCTCGCGGATGCTCCGCCGGACCTCGCTCGTGTCGGCCGAGATGATCCACGGCGAGGGGGCGAGATCGCCGTCGGACTCGCGGACCAGATCGCCCAGGACCGCGATGCCGAGGGCTTCACTCACGTAGGCGACGTGGCCCGGCGTGTGGCCGGGCGTCTCGCGGACGGTGAACGAGCCGACCTCGTCGCCGTCGGCCAGCGGGACGACGTCGTGTTCCGGCGGTGTGACCAGCGGACCGACCAGCCGCTGGAACGCGCCCTTGGGGACCGAGAACGGCGGCGTCTCGCGGCCGGCCACCAGCGGTGCGTCCCCTCGGCCCGCGTATATCGTGACGTCGAGGCCGTCGAGACGCGCGATGCCGCCGACGTGGTCCAGATCGTAGTGGGTGACCAGCACCCGGTCGAGGTCGGCGAGCGCGAACCCCGCGTCGACGACGGCGTCGAGCACGCGACCGCCGTGCCAGGGCATACCCGCGTCGACGAGCGTCAGCGTCCCACCGTCGTCGACCAGATAGGCGTTGACGCCGCCGAGTTCGATCCACCAGGCGTCCTCGGAGAGTCGCGTGACCATGCGGTCGTGTACGGCCGTCGATGGGATAAAGCAGCGGTCGCGGATACACCGGCGGTCGCGGCGCGAGCACTCGTGATCGGAATTCCCGGCGCGACGGCCCGCGACCCGCTTTCGGCCGTCGAGACGGCCGTTACCGTTCGATCGTCACGTCGAGGGGGCGGTCCCGCGAGGACGAGCCGAGCGAGACGACGTGGTCGCCCGAGTCGACGGTCCAGCCCGATTCGGCGTCGTAACGGCCGAACGCCCGCTCGTCGACGTCGACGGTGACGCGCCGGGACTCGCCGGCGTCGAGCGCCAACGAACGGAATCCGCCGAGCTCCCGCGGCGGCCGCTCCAGGTCGTCGGGCGCCGTCGGCGAGTCGACGTACGCCTGGACGACCGTCCGGCCGGCGCGGTCGGCGGTGTTCTCGACGGTCAGTTCGACCGTCGAGTCGTCGACGGCCTCGGCGTCGCGGTACTGGAAGGTCGCGTACGAGCGGCCGTGGCCGAACGGGTAGGTCGGTTCGGCGTCGGCCGCGTCGAAGTATCGGTAGCCGACGAGCAGGCCCTCGTCGTAGTGGACCTCTCCGTCGACGCCGGGGTACCGGTGCTCGGCGGCGGTGGGATAGGCGTCTTCGGGGGCGAACGTCACCGGGAGCCGCCCGCCTGGGTCGCTGTCGCCGTAGAGGACGGCCGCGGCGGCCGAGCCGTGTGCCTGGCCGGGGTACCAGCTCGCGACGACGGCGGCCACGTCCTCGCGCCAGGGCGTCTCGAACGGGCCGCTCGTGTTCGCGACGACCACCGTCCGGTCGTTCGCGGCGGCGACCGCCTCGATCAGGTCGTCCTGGTCGCCGGGGAGCGCGAGCGTCTCGCGGTCGGCGGCCTCGGTCGCCTGATCGCGGACGAACACGAGGGCCACGTCCGCGTCCTCGGCGGCTGCGACGGCGTCGTCGACGGACACGTCGGCGCCACTCTCGTCGCCGCTCTCCTCCCCGTCGTCGCGTTCGAACGCGTCGAACAGCGAGATGTCCTCGACTCGGGGGTGGCCGCGGGCGACCGAGACCGGCCCCGCCGCGCGGGCCTCGATCCCCTCGACGGGGCTCGTCTCGGTGAACGGCGTGGTCTCCGAGGAGCCGCCGCCGCCGAGGATCGCCTCGTCGACGTTCGGGCCGATCACGGCCACGTCGGCGTCGTCCGCCAGGGGCAGGACGCCGTCGTTGTCCAGCAGGACCGTCCCGCGGGTCGCGATCCGCTCGGCGAGGTCGCGGTGGTCGGGCGTGTCGACCGCGCCCTCGGGTTCGCCCGCGTCGGCGCTTCCGTCGAGCAGGTCGTGGCGCTCCAGCTGCGTGAGCAACCGGCGGACCATGTCGTCGAGCCGCGATTCGGGCACCTCACCGGCTTCGACGGCGTCGGCCAACTCCTCGCCGTAGAGCCCGCCGGTCGTCGGGTCCGGCATCCCGTCGGCGTAGTCGGAGCCCCCCTGGGCGTCGAAGTCTTCGTCTCCGTCCTCGGGCCCGCTCGCCCCGCCGTCGTCGCCGTCGTCGCCCGGCGCGCCCATCGACTCCATCAGCTCCTCGGCGGAGATGCCGGGCATCTGGAGGTCCAGCCCGCCGTTGGCGGTGCCGACCACGCTCTCGGTGCCGAACCAGTCCGACATGACGACGCCTTCGAAGCCCCACTCGCCCTTCAGCGTGTCCGTGAGGAGCCCCCCGTGTTCGCTCATGTACGTCCCGTCGACGCGGTTGTACGAGGACATCACCGCGCCGGCGCCGGCCCCGACGGCGTCGCGGAAGCCCGGCAGATACAGTTCCCGGAGAACCCGCTCGTCGATCTCGGCGCTGACGGTCGCGCGGGCTGTCTCCTGGTTGTTCGCGACGAAGTGCTTCGGCGTCGCGACCACGCCCGTCGACTCGATGCCGTCGACGACCGCGGCCGCGAACCGCCCCGTCACGACCGGATCCTCGGCGTAGTACTCGAAGTTACGCCCGCAGTGGGGGACCCGGATCAGGTTCAGTCCCGGCCCGAGCAGTACGTCCTGGTTTCGGCCCTGCGCCTCGCGGCCGAGCGCCCGAGCGAACTCGCGAGCCAGTTCCGGGTCGAACGACGACGAGAGCGCCGTCGACGCCGGGAACGCCGTCGCCGGCTCGTCCGTGCGGACGCCCAGCGGGCCGTCCGAGAACCTGACCGCGGGGACGTCCAGACGTTCGACGCCAGGGACGAACCCCGTCGCCGTCCCCTCGGTGTCCGTCGCAC
This DNA window, taken from Halosimplex litoreum, encodes the following:
- a CDS encoding MBL fold metallo-hydrolase, whose protein sequence is MVTRLSEDAWWIELGGVNAYLVDDGGTLTLVDAGMPWHGGRVLDAVVDAGFALADLDRVLVTHYDLDHVGGIARLDGLDVTIYAGRGDAPLVAGRETPPFSVPKGAFQRLVGPLVTPPEHDVVPLADGDEVGSFTVRETPGHTPGHVAYVSEALGIAVLGDLVRESDGDLAPSPWIISADTSEVRRSIRELSEEATAFEVAAVGHGVPFERGGRDRLVDLAGRL
- a CDS encoding beta-glucosidase — protein: MPSDTVEQLLSELTLAEKVRLTHGATDTEGTATGFVPGVERLDVPAVRFSDGPLGVRTDEPATAFPASTALSSSFDPELAREFARALGREAQGRNQDVLLGPGLNLIRVPHCGRNFEYYAEDPVVTGRFAAAVVDGIESTGVVATPKHFVANNQETARATVSAEIDERVLRELYLPGFRDAVGAGAGAVMSSYNRVDGTYMSEHGGLLTDTLKGEWGFEGVVMSDWFGTESVVGTANGGLDLQMPGISAEELMESMGAPGDDGDDGGASGPEDGDEDFDAQGGSDYADGMPDPTTGGLYGEELADAVEAGEVPESRLDDMVRRLLTQLERHDLLDGSADAGEPEGAVDTPDHRDLAERIATRGTVLLDNDGVLPLADDADVAVIGPNVDEAILGGGGSSETTPFTETSPVEGIEARAAGPVSVARGHPRVEDISLFDAFERDDGEESGDESGADVSVDDAVAAAEDADVALVFVRDQATEAADRETLALPGDQDDLIEAVAAANDRTVVVANTSGPFETPWREDVAAVVASWYPGQAHGSAAAAVLYGDSDPGGRLPVTFAPEDAYPTAAEHRYPGVDGEVHYDEGLLVGYRYFDAADAEPTYPFGHGRSYATFQYRDAEAVDDSTVELTVENTADRAGRTVVQAYVDSPTAPDDLERPPRELGGFRSLALDAGESRRVTVDVDERAFGRYDAESGWTVDSGDHVVSLGSSSRDRPLDVTIER